In Streptomyces sp. NBC_01717, one DNA window encodes the following:
- a CDS encoding N-acetylglucosamine kinase has translation MTAAAGPYVLGVDSGGSGLRVALGVVGAEKPVATAIPAGPVRTGPAGIDAGHLLEQLLPTTRELLAQAGEQERAAEGAPVAAVAIGAAGMATLGGELRAELPAALESALGVRLLALAADAVTAYAGAVGQRPGAVVAGGTGMIALGTDLTNWRRADGWGHLLGDSGGGAWIGRAGLDAAMRAHDGRRGGSVALLARLEAVFGPAADLPGVLYPRTDRPALLASFAPEVAACAGDDPVAAGILRDAAGHIAEAAAAVCPRRGADDERCEVALTGGLFRMGDPLLVPLREELARQLPQARTVPGSGDPLTGSLRIAEALATGDLRLPLHPTMLCVPAYGPGQKGL, from the coding sequence GTGACGGCCGCCGCGGGGCCGTACGTCCTCGGGGTGGACTCGGGCGGTTCGGGGTTGCGCGTGGCGCTCGGCGTGGTCGGGGCCGAGAAGCCGGTGGCCACCGCGATCCCGGCCGGTCCGGTGCGCACCGGACCGGCCGGGATCGATGCCGGACATCTGCTGGAACAGCTGCTTCCCACCACCCGGGAGCTGCTCGCCCAGGCCGGTGAGCAGGAGCGGGCCGCCGAGGGCGCCCCCGTCGCCGCCGTGGCGATCGGCGCCGCCGGCATGGCGACGCTGGGCGGCGAGCTGCGCGCCGAGCTTCCGGCGGCCCTGGAGAGCGCGCTCGGGGTACGACTGCTGGCGCTGGCCGCCGATGCGGTGACCGCGTACGCCGGAGCGGTCGGACAGCGGCCGGGGGCGGTGGTCGCCGGCGGCACCGGCATGATCGCGCTGGGCACGGATCTGACGAACTGGCGCCGGGCGGACGGCTGGGGTCACCTGCTGGGCGACAGCGGTGGCGGCGCCTGGATCGGCCGGGCCGGCCTCGATGCCGCCATGCGTGCGCACGACGGGCGGCGCGGCGGATCGGTCGCACTGCTGGCCCGGCTGGAGGCGGTGTTCGGTCCGGCGGCGGACCTGCCCGGCGTGCTCTATCCGCGTACCGACCGGCCCGCCCTGCTGGCTTCGTTCGCCCCCGAGGTCGCCGCGTGCGCCGGGGACGATCCGGTCGCAGCCGGCATCCTGCGGGACGCCGCCGGACATATCGCGGAGGCGGCCGCGGCGGTGTGCCCGCGGCGCGGGGCGGACGACGAGCGGTGCGAAGTGGCCCTGACGGGTGGCTTGTTCCGGATGGGCGACCCGCTCCTCGTTCCGCTGCGCGAGGAGCTCGCCCGGCAACTGCCGCAGGCGCGGACGGTCCCCGGTTCGGGTGATCCGCTGACCGGTTCGCTACGCATCGCCGAGGCGCTGGCCACCGGTGATCTGCGGCTGCCGCTGCACCCGACGATGCTGTGCGTACCCGCATACGGGCCCGGACAGAAGGGACTGTAG
- a CDS encoding uracil-DNA glycosylase — protein MAARPLKEIIEPGWAQALEPVAERVAAMGDFLRAEIAAGRTYLPSGPNVLRAFQQPFDEVRVLIVGQDPYPTPGHAVGLSFSVAPDVRPLPGSLENIYRELHTDLGLPRPSNGDLTPWTRQGVLLLNRALTTAPRRPAAHRGKGWEEVTEQAIRALVARDTPLVSILWGRDARNLRPLLGDFPAIESSHPSPMSADRGFFGSRPFSRANELLERQGAQPVDWRLP, from the coding sequence GTGGCAGCAAGACCGTTGAAAGAGATCATCGAGCCGGGATGGGCTCAGGCCCTGGAACCCGTGGCCGAACGCGTCGCCGCGATGGGCGACTTCCTGCGCGCGGAGATCGCCGCGGGGCGTACCTACCTGCCCTCGGGGCCGAATGTACTGCGGGCGTTCCAGCAGCCCTTCGACGAGGTGCGAGTCCTGATCGTCGGTCAGGACCCCTACCCGACGCCGGGGCATGCGGTGGGGCTGAGCTTCTCGGTGGCACCCGATGTGCGGCCGCTGCCGGGCAGCCTGGAGAACATCTACCGGGAGCTGCACACGGATCTGGGACTGCCCCGACCGTCCAACGGCGATCTGACGCCCTGGACCCGGCAGGGGGTGCTGCTGCTCAACAGGGCACTGACCACGGCACCACGGCGGCCTGCGGCGCATCGCGGCAAGGGCTGGGAGGAAGTGACCGAGCAGGCGATCCGGGCGCTGGTGGCGCGGGACACACCACTGGTGTCCATCCTGTGGGGGCGTGACGCGCGGAATCTGCGGCCATTGCTGGGCGACTTCCCGGCGATCGAGTCCTCGCACCCCTCCCCCATGTCCGCGGACCGCGGGTTCTTCGGCTCGCGGCCGTTCAGCCGGGCCAATGAACTGCTGGAGCGCCAGGGAGCGCAACCGGTCGACTGGCGGCTGCCGTGA
- a CDS encoding WD40/YVTN/BNR-like repeat-containing protein, giving the protein MTDVLLTVGTRKGLFIGRRRGGAWEFGAPHFNAQAIYSIAIDTRGPVPRLLVGGDSAHWGPSVFHSDDLGATWVEPQQPAVKFPSFTGASLERVWQLHPAGAEAPDVVYAGTEPAALFRSEDRGESFELVRPLWEHPTRSKWVPGGGGEGLHTILTDPRDARDVTVAVSTAGVFRTKDGGASWAPSNKGVSAVFLPDPNPEFGQCVHKVARDAVDPDRLYLQNHWGVFRSDDSGDSWTDIGEGLPSDFGFAAAAHPHRARTAYIFPINADADRVPAEHRCRVFRTSDAGSSWEPLSAGLPEETHYGTVLRDALCTDDADPAGIYFGNRNGEVYASSDDGDSWEQLASHLPDVLCVRAAAIGG; this is encoded by the coding sequence ATGACCGACGTACTGCTCACTGTGGGAACCCGTAAGGGACTTTTCATCGGCCGAAGGCGCGGTGGCGCCTGGGAGTTCGGAGCTCCGCACTTCAATGCGCAGGCGATCTACTCGATCGCCATCGACACCCGCGGTCCGGTGCCCCGGCTGCTGGTCGGAGGGGACAGTGCGCACTGGGGGCCGTCGGTGTTCCACTCCGACGACCTGGGCGCGACATGGGTCGAGCCGCAGCAACCGGCGGTGAAATTCCCGTCGTTCACCGGCGCCTCCCTGGAGCGGGTCTGGCAGCTGCACCCGGCGGGGGCCGAGGCGCCCGACGTCGTGTACGCGGGGACGGAGCCGGCCGCACTCTTCCGCTCGGAGGACCGTGGGGAGTCCTTCGAGCTGGTCCGCCCGCTGTGGGAACATCCGACGCGTTCGAAGTGGGTGCCCGGCGGGGGCGGCGAGGGGCTCCACACGATCCTGACCGATCCGAGGGATGCGCGGGACGTGACGGTCGCGGTCTCCACGGCCGGGGTGTTCCGCACCAAGGACGGCGGTGCGAGCTGGGCCCCGTCGAACAAGGGGGTGTCGGCGGTCTTCCTGCCTGATCCGAACCCGGAGTTCGGCCAGTGCGTCCACAAGGTCGCCCGGGACGCGGTCGATCCGGACCGGCTCTATCTGCAGAACCACTGGGGTGTGTTCCGCAGCGACGACTCCGGGGACAGCTGGACGGACATCGGCGAGGGGCTGCCGTCCGACTTCGGCTTCGCCGCTGCGGCCCACCCGCACCGGGCGCGGACGGCGTACATCTTCCCGATCAATGCCGACGCCGACCGCGTCCCGGCCGAGCACCGCTGCCGGGTGTTCCGCACGAGCGACGCCGGCAGCAGCTGGGAGCCGCTGTCCGCCGGACTTCCCGAGGAGACGCACTACGGCACGGTGCTGCGTGACGCGCTCTGCACGGACGACGCCGACCCGGCCGGGATCTACTTCGGCAACCGCAACGGCGAGGTGTACGCGAGCAGCGACGACGGGGACAGCTGGGAACAGCTCGCCTCGCATCTGCCGGACGTTCTCTGCGTTCGGGCGGCGGCCATCGGCGGTTGA
- a CDS encoding cupin domain-containing protein yields the protein MVTFEGLPGAVAVSHLRVYDWPTEDGLRGGTPHLHLTCSEGYVVVGGAGSVQTLTASGFRQTALAAGSLVWFTPGTIHRLVNDDALRIVVLMQNSGLPEAGDAVLTLPPRYLTDTDTYRAAAALPADAAEPEQERAARARRDLAVEGFLALRRATEAGDPEPLAAFHRAAAALVKHRTDDWRARWEQGAAAASRATGEQLDSLAQGDGGHLARARVHAEQPSAYGKFGMCGRLDVYGG from the coding sequence GTGGTGACCTTCGAAGGACTGCCCGGCGCCGTGGCCGTCTCCCACCTCCGGGTCTACGACTGGCCCACCGAGGACGGACTGCGCGGTGGTACGCCCCACCTCCACCTCACCTGTTCCGAGGGGTATGTGGTGGTCGGCGGCGCCGGCTCCGTGCAGACCCTCACCGCGTCCGGCTTCCGGCAGACGGCCCTGGCCGCCGGGTCCCTGGTGTGGTTCACCCCCGGCACGATCCACCGCCTTGTCAACGACGACGCCCTGCGTATCGTCGTCCTCATGCAGAACAGCGGACTGCCCGAAGCCGGGGACGCCGTTCTCACCCTGCCGCCCCGGTACCTGACGGACACCGACACCTACCGCGCGGCGGCCGCACTCCCCGCCGACGCGGCAGAGCCGGAACAGGAACGCGCCGCCCGCGCCCGCCGCGATCTGGCCGTCGAGGGCTTTCTCGCGCTGCGCCGCGCCACCGAGGCCGGCGACCCCGAGCCGCTCGCCGCCTTCCACCGGGCGGCCGCCGCGCTCGTGAAGCATCGGACGGACGACTGGCGGGCGCGCTGGGAACAGGGCGCCGCCGCAGCATCCCGGGCAACCGGTGAACAGTTGGACTCCCTGGCGCAGGGGGACGGTGGCCATCTCGCGCGAGCCCGTGTGCACGCCGAACAGCCGTCGGCGTACGGGAAGTTCGGGATGTGCGGCCGGCTCGACGTCTACGGCGGCTGA
- a CDS encoding SpoIIE family protein phosphatase yields the protein MAGQVLLLELAIVVLLVAVAAFSLVWQGRHAAIQEARSRSNAVAVTFAHSPGIVAALDGPDPTAALEPLTEEVRKSTHVEYVVVSSTRGIRYTHPDRALIGKHILGPYKEAVLGHGFTRTFPGSRGPAVNSVVPVPRADGSTAGLVSVGITVTNVTKMADRELPVLAGSAVTALALTSGGAALVSRRLRRQTRGLGPAEMTRLYEHHDAVLHSVREGVLIIDGDGRLVLANDEARRLLRLPADAEGRPMTDVGLPPPLAELLACGRVASDEVSVAGDRLLAVNLRPTDEHGGPAGTVATLRDTTELAALAGRAAEVRGRLLLLHAAGARIGTTLDVTRTAEELAEVVVPRFADFATVDLAESVLHGEEPSVPLGTVLDLRRTAAAGVRGDHPFYPIGRIIGFVPTSPPALGLISGHTMLVPDLSAEPRWQGPDPDQAARILAYGVHSLLSVPLHARGAVLGMANFWRAENPEPFDEDDLTFAEELVARAAVCVDNARRYTREHEMAVTLQRSLLPRGLPEQDALDVAYRYLPAQAGVGGDWFDVIPLPGARVALVVGDVVGHGLHAAATMGRLRTAVHNFSTLDLPADELLARVDELVARIDQEEPADGDRAEVTGATCLYAVYDPVAGTCSAARAGHPGPVLVLPDGTVRFPDVPAGLPLGIGGLPFEAVELPLPEGTRLVLYTDGLVESRERDFDTGLDTLRDTLAGRHRTPEETCDDLISALLPTPPGDDAAVLVAATRTLAPSRIGEWDIEPDPSAVAGVRKEVSRWLSDRGLEEEIFATELILSELVTNAIRYGGAPIRVRMLHNHSLICEVSDSGSTAPHLRYASTTDEGGRGLYLVAQFAERWGTRYTAEGKVIWSERTPGAGGTPASEWAGDALGL from the coding sequence GTGGCCGGGCAGGTGCTGCTGCTGGAGCTGGCGATCGTGGTGCTGCTCGTCGCCGTGGCCGCATTCTCGCTCGTGTGGCAGGGCCGGCACGCCGCCATTCAGGAAGCCCGAAGCCGTTCGAACGCCGTCGCCGTCACGTTCGCCCACTCCCCGGGCATCGTGGCGGCGCTGGACGGCCCCGATCCCACCGCCGCGCTGGAGCCGCTCACCGAAGAAGTCCGGAAGAGCACACACGTCGAGTACGTCGTCGTGTCCAGCACACGCGGCATCCGCTACACCCACCCCGATCGCGCGCTGATCGGCAAGCACATCCTCGGCCCGTACAAGGAGGCGGTTCTCGGGCACGGCTTCACCCGAACCTTCCCGGGGAGCCGGGGGCCGGCCGTGAACTCGGTGGTGCCCGTACCGAGGGCCGACGGCTCGACCGCCGGCCTGGTGTCCGTGGGCATCACGGTCACGAACGTGACCAAGATGGCCGACCGCGAACTTCCGGTGCTGGCCGGCTCCGCGGTGACCGCACTTGCTCTCACCTCCGGCGGAGCGGCGCTGGTCAGCCGACGTCTGCGGCGGCAGACGCGCGGCCTCGGCCCCGCCGAGATGACGCGCCTGTACGAGCATCACGACGCGGTGCTGCACTCCGTACGCGAAGGGGTGCTCATCATCGACGGCGACGGACGGCTGGTGCTGGCCAACGACGAGGCCCGGCGGCTGCTGCGCCTTCCTGCGGACGCCGAGGGGCGTCCGATGACGGACGTCGGCCTGCCTCCTCCCCTCGCGGAACTCCTCGCCTGCGGCCGTGTCGCCTCCGACGAGGTGAGCGTGGCGGGCGACCGGCTGCTGGCCGTCAATCTGCGGCCCACCGACGAACACGGCGGACCTGCCGGGACGGTCGCGACCCTGCGGGACACGACGGAACTGGCCGCCCTTGCCGGCCGGGCGGCAGAGGTACGGGGGCGGCTGCTTCTGCTCCACGCGGCCGGTGCGCGCATCGGGACGACCCTGGATGTGACCCGGACCGCGGAGGAGCTGGCAGAAGTGGTGGTCCCCCGTTTCGCCGACTTCGCCACGGTCGACCTCGCCGAGTCCGTGCTGCACGGTGAGGAGCCGTCGGTGCCGCTCGGCACCGTGCTGGACCTGCGGCGTACGGCTGCGGCGGGCGTGCGCGGCGACCACCCCTTCTATCCGATCGGAAGGATCATCGGGTTCGTTCCCACCAGCCCGCCGGCCCTGGGCCTGATCAGTGGTCACACTATGCTGGTGCCGGACCTGTCCGCCGAGCCGCGCTGGCAGGGGCCCGACCCCGACCAGGCGGCGAGAATCCTCGCCTACGGTGTCCACTCCCTGCTCTCCGTTCCGCTGCACGCCCGCGGCGCGGTCCTGGGCATGGCGAACTTCTGGCGCGCGGAGAATCCTGAACCCTTCGACGAGGACGATCTGACGTTCGCCGAGGAACTGGTCGCCCGGGCAGCCGTCTGTGTCGACAACGCCCGCCGCTACACCCGCGAGCACGAGATGGCGGTGACGCTGCAGCGCAGCCTGCTGCCCCGCGGCCTGCCCGAGCAGGACGCTCTCGACGTCGCCTACCGCTATCTGCCGGCTCAGGCGGGGGTGGGCGGCGACTGGTTCGACGTCATTCCGCTGCCCGGTGCGCGCGTCGCCCTGGTCGTCGGTGACGTCGTCGGACACGGTCTGCACGCCGCCGCGACGATGGGCCGCCTGCGCACCGCGGTCCACAATTTCTCGACGCTGGACCTGCCGGCCGACGAACTCCTCGCGCGCGTCGACGAACTGGTGGCGCGCATCGACCAGGAGGAGCCCGCCGACGGCGACCGCGCGGAGGTCACGGGGGCAACCTGCCTGTACGCCGTGTACGACCCGGTGGCCGGCACCTGCTCCGCTGCCCGGGCCGGCCATCCCGGTCCCGTCCTGGTGCTGCCCGACGGCACGGTGCGGTTCCCCGACGTCCCCGCCGGCCTGCCTCTGGGCATCGGCGGACTGCCCTTCGAGGCAGTGGAGTTGCCACTTCCGGAGGGGACCCGTCTGGTGCTCTACACCGACGGTCTCGTCGAGTCGCGCGAGCGGGATTTCGATACCGGGCTCGACACGTTGCGCGACACGCTGGCCGGACGGCACCGGACTCCGGAGGAGACCTGCGACGACCTGATCAGTGCGCTCCTGCCCACCCCTCCGGGTGACGACGCCGCCGTCCTGGTGGCCGCTACGCGCACCCTCGCCCCCTCCCGTATCGGCGAATGGGACATCGAGCCCGACCCGTCGGCCGTCGCCGGGGTCCGCAAGGAAGTGTCCCGGTGGCTCAGCGACCGGGGTCTGGAGGAGGAGATCTTCGCCACCGAGCTGATCCTCAGTGAGCTGGTCACCAACGCCATCCGCTACGGCGGCGCCCCCATCCGCGTCCGGATGCTGCACAACCACTCGCTGATCTGCGAGGTGTCCGACTCCGGGAGCACCGCACCGCATCTGCGCTATGCGTCGACGACGGACGAGGGCGGCCGCGGCCTCTATCTCGTCGCCCAGTTCGCCGAACGCTGGGGCACCCGCTACACCGCCGAGGGCAAGGTCATCTGGTCCGAACGGACGCCGGGCGCGGGTGGAACGCCGGCGTCCGAGTGGGCCGGCGACGCCTTGGGGCTCTGA
- a CDS encoding LacI family DNA-binding transcriptional regulator: MSPAKVQSPQEKASADVPSQSTATLAEIARAAGVSAPTVSKVLNGRADVAPGTRTRVEELLLLHGYRRRRGSTAQSQLIDLVFHELDSGWAMEVVRGVENVAREEGLSLVLSESAGRLTPGQTWVDGVLARRPVGVILVLSDLTAAQRAQLTSRNIPFAVVDPAGDPGDDVPSVGTTNWQGGLAATRHLTGLGHRRIGVVSGPSRMMCSRARVDGYRAAMETAGLPIDPDLVREGEFSHEDGYTAGLELLRLPEPPTAIFAGNDLQALGVYEAARELGLRIPEDLSVVGFDDLPLTRWIGPPLTTVRQPLIEMAETAARLVLDLSRGQQPATTRVDLATNLVVRSSTAAPRL; this comes from the coding sequence ATGAGCCCTGCAAAGGTCCAGTCACCACAGGAGAAGGCGTCTGCCGACGTGCCGTCGCAGAGCACCGCCACGCTGGCGGAGATCGCTCGCGCGGCCGGGGTCTCGGCACCGACAGTTTCGAAAGTGCTGAACGGCCGAGCCGACGTCGCCCCCGGTACGCGCACCAGGGTGGAGGAGTTGCTGCTGCTCCACGGCTACCGGCGCAGGCGGGGTTCCACCGCACAGTCGCAGCTGATCGATCTGGTCTTCCACGAGCTCGACAGCGGCTGGGCCATGGAGGTCGTCCGGGGCGTCGAGAACGTCGCCCGGGAGGAAGGGCTGAGCCTGGTGCTCTCCGAGAGCGCCGGCCGGCTGACACCGGGCCAGACCTGGGTGGACGGCGTGCTGGCCCGTCGGCCGGTGGGTGTGATCCTGGTGCTCTCGGACCTGACCGCGGCCCAGCGCGCCCAGCTGACCAGCCGAAACATCCCCTTCGCGGTGGTCGATCCGGCGGGCGACCCGGGTGACGACGTGCCGTCGGTCGGAACGACCAACTGGCAGGGCGGGCTTGCCGCCACGCGCCATCTGACCGGCCTCGGACACCGGCGGATCGGTGTCGTCAGCGGCCCGTCCCGGATGATGTGCAGCCGAGCCCGGGTCGACGGCTACCGGGCCGCCATGGAGACCGCGGGGCTGCCCATCGATCCCGATCTGGTCCGGGAGGGCGAGTTCTCGCACGAGGACGGCTACACCGCGGGGCTGGAACTCCTGCGGCTGCCCGAGCCGCCCACCGCCATCTTCGCCGGCAACGACCTGCAGGCGCTCGGCGTCTACGAGGCCGCTCGCGAGCTGGGCCTGCGCATCCCGGAGGACCTCAGCGTCGTCGGCTTCGACGATCTGCCCCTCACCCGGTGGATCGGGCCGCCGCTCACCACGGTGCGCCAGCCGCTCATCGAGATGGCCGAGACCGCGGCCCGGCTGGTCCTCGACCTCAGCCGGGGCCAGCAGCCCGCGACCACTCGGGTCGACCTCGCGACCAACCTGGTGGTGCGCAGCAGCACGGCGGCCCCCCGCCTCTGA
- a CDS encoding extracellular solute-binding protein: protein MVMAGLLAGCGTSGGSGSDGGTITAYVYGDDAVKVQQAAVTKFNKTSKVKVKLVSVPGTDYVNKLRSAMGSPSAPDVFFNWGGGSIKPYVDAKQLVDLTSTVNSTPELKDGFLPSIMTAGGLDGKIYGVPMRGMQPVMLFYNKSLFAENKLEAPKTWEDLQNAITTFKAKGITPFALGGADKWPELMWMEYLLDRIGGPEVFQKIQNGDTSGWGDPAVLKAAQTVKELVDQGAFGKNFNSVDYGNGGAPTLLNKGKAAMHLMGSWEYSTQLGKAPEFAKKDLGWTAFPTVAGGVGDAADVVGNPTNYWSINARTKHKDAAIAFLKTMASQDYAKALVDNGDIPTTSNAASMLSTSPNPQFANDQYSLVQKAPSFTLSWDQALESKYATPLLTEISKLFAGKSTPEQFVTAMKAVK from the coding sequence ATGGTAATGGCCGGTCTGCTGGCGGGTTGCGGTACGAGCGGGGGCAGCGGTAGCGACGGCGGAACCATCACCGCGTACGTCTACGGCGATGACGCGGTCAAGGTTCAGCAGGCCGCGGTCACGAAGTTCAACAAGACCTCGAAGGTCAAGGTCAAGCTGGTGTCGGTGCCCGGCACCGACTACGTGAACAAGCTCCGCAGCGCGATGGGCTCGCCGAGCGCTCCGGACGTGTTCTTCAACTGGGGCGGCGGCTCGATCAAGCCGTACGTCGACGCGAAGCAGCTGGTCGACCTCACGTCGACGGTCAACAGCACCCCTGAGCTCAAGGACGGATTCCTTCCGTCGATCATGACGGCGGGCGGCCTCGACGGGAAGATCTACGGGGTGCCGATGCGCGGCATGCAGCCCGTGATGCTCTTCTACAACAAGTCGCTCTTCGCCGAGAACAAGCTCGAGGCCCCCAAGACCTGGGAGGACCTGCAGAACGCCATCACCACATTCAAGGCCAAGGGCATCACGCCCTTCGCTCTCGGCGGCGCCGACAAGTGGCCCGAGCTGATGTGGATGGAGTACCTGCTCGACCGGATCGGCGGACCCGAGGTCTTCCAGAAGATCCAGAACGGCGACACCTCCGGCTGGGGCGACCCGGCGGTGCTGAAGGCGGCCCAGACCGTCAAGGAGCTCGTCGACCAGGGTGCCTTCGGCAAGAACTTCAACTCCGTCGACTACGGCAACGGTGGCGCGCCCACGCTCCTCAACAAGGGCAAGGCCGCCATGCACCTCATGGGCTCGTGGGAGTACTCGACCCAGCTGGGCAAGGCGCCGGAGTTCGCCAAGAAGGACCTCGGCTGGACCGCCTTCCCGACCGTGGCCGGCGGCGTCGGCGACGCGGCGGACGTGGTGGGCAACCCGACCAACTACTGGTCGATCAACGCGCGCACCAAGCACAAGGACGCCGCGATCGCCTTCCTGAAGACGATGGCCTCGCAGGATTACGCCAAGGCCCTGGTCGACAACGGTGACATCCCCACCACGTCCAACGCGGCCTCGATGCTCAGCACGTCGCCCAACCCGCAGTTTGCCAACGACCAGTACAGCCTGGTCCAGAAGGCGCCCAGCTTCACGCTCTCGTGGGACCAGGCACTGGAGTCCAAGTACGCCACCCCGCTGCTCACCGAGATCAGCAAGCTGTTCGCCGGCAAGTCCACCCCTGAGCAGTTCGTCACAGCGATGAAGGCCGTCAAGTAA
- a CDS encoding carbohydrate ABC transporter permease yields MSHHTPHVKTRGGRKTAVGNVGRPPVSWALPGILFFAVFAIVPLAIAVYLSFCQWDGLNSPTPAGLDNWTRLFKDPEFRQAAWLSLLLTTVSWAFQTPVALLLGVWAAGRQRSRAVLSAVFFIPLLLSTTAIAMLFHALLDPNFGVITEIGPWFGIDPNIMGSSTGALLTVAFVGGWQFMPFHTLIYQGGARQIPEVLYQAAEMDGAGMFRQFFHITLPQLRHTITTSSVLMIVGSLTYFDTVLIMTKGGPGTDTTVLPYLMYRTGFQTYDLGYAAAIATALVVVATALSLILVRFSGFGNMRSTREGM; encoded by the coding sequence ATGTCCCACCACACTCCGCACGTGAAGACGCGTGGGGGCAGGAAGACGGCCGTCGGCAACGTCGGCCGTCCTCCGGTCAGCTGGGCACTGCCCGGCATCCTCTTCTTCGCCGTCTTCGCGATCGTCCCGCTGGCGATCGCCGTCTACCTCTCCTTCTGCCAGTGGGACGGGCTGAACTCCCCGACCCCGGCGGGCCTGGACAACTGGACCCGGCTGTTCAAGGACCCGGAATTCCGCCAGGCCGCCTGGCTGAGCCTTCTGCTGACCACCGTCAGCTGGGCCTTCCAGACCCCTGTGGCACTGCTCCTCGGGGTCTGGGCGGCGGGCCGGCAGCGCAGCAGGGCCGTGCTCTCCGCGGTCTTCTTCATCCCGCTGCTGCTCTCGACCACCGCCATCGCCATGCTCTTCCACGCCCTGCTGGACCCCAACTTCGGTGTGATCACGGAGATAGGGCCCTGGTTCGGGATCGACCCGAACATCATGGGATCCTCCACCGGCGCCCTGCTCACCGTGGCGTTCGTCGGCGGCTGGCAGTTCATGCCGTTCCACACCCTGATCTACCAGGGCGGCGCCCGCCAGATACCCGAGGTGCTGTACCAGGCGGCCGAAATGGATGGCGCCGGCATGTTCCGGCAGTTCTTCCACATCACTCTGCCGCAGCTGCGCCACACCATCACGACCTCGTCGGTTCTGATGATCGTCGGCTCGCTGACGTACTTCGACACCGTGCTGATCATGACCAAGGGCGGTCCCGGCACGGACACCACGGTCCTGCCGTACCTGATGTACCGGACCGGTTTCCAGACCTACGACCTCGGCTATGCCGCGGCTATCGCCACGGCCCTGGTCGTGGTGGCCACCGCCCTGTCGCTGATCCTGGTCCGCTTCAGCGGTTTCGGGAACATGCGGTCCACCCGGGAAGGTATGTGA
- a CDS encoding carbohydrate ABC transporter permease, whose product MSIDTRPEAPAMSPAIRRRGAAARRRKSWGNPLAGLGSLVWLIIVVVPLYTLISSSLMHQDEALNGDPLAFPTHPTLDNYNTVLNSGFSTMLVNTAIVAASTVVIVLLLAVPVAYVAVRTRSRLSSLAFRTFLLGVAIPAQAVIVPLYLLIGKMGLYDTLPAIILPTAAFAMPVAVLVLSGTMRDVSEEMYEAMALDGASPLRMLWQLAIPMSKAGISTVAIYTALQAWNGFLFPLILTQSEENRVLTLGLFNFMTQFGVNIPAVLAAIVLSVVPIFAVYLVARKALINGLMGVGGK is encoded by the coding sequence ATGTCAATCGACACCCGCCCCGAGGCGCCGGCCATGTCGCCCGCGATCCGGCGCCGTGGGGCCGCCGCCCGCCGCCGCAAGAGCTGGGGCAACCCACTCGCCGGTCTGGGCTCGCTGGTCTGGCTCATCATCGTGGTCGTACCGCTCTACACGCTGATCTCCTCGTCGCTGATGCACCAGGACGAGGCGCTCAACGGGGACCCGCTGGCCTTCCCCACGCACCCGACGCTCGACAACTACAACACCGTGCTGAACAGCGGCTTCTCCACGATGCTCGTGAACACGGCGATCGTCGCCGCGTCCACCGTGGTCATCGTGCTGTTGCTCGCGGTGCCCGTCGCCTATGTGGCGGTGCGCACCCGCAGCCGGCTTTCCTCGCTCGCCTTCCGGACCTTCCTGCTCGGCGTGGCGATCCCGGCGCAAGCGGTGATCGTGCCGCTCTATCTGCTCATCGGCAAGATGGGGCTCTACGACACCCTGCCCGCGATCATCCTGCCGACCGCCGCTTTCGCGATGCCGGTGGCGGTACTCGTGCTCAGCGGCACCATGCGCGATGTCTCCGAGGAGATGTACGAGGCGATGGCGCTCGACGGCGCCTCGCCCCTGCGGATGCTGTGGCAGCTGGCGATCCCCATGTCCAAGGCCGGCATCAGCACGGTGGCCATCTACACGGCGCTCCAGGCGTGGAACGGCTTCCTCTTCCCGCTGATCCTGACGCAGTCCGAGGAGAACCGGGTGCTGACCCTCGGTCTCTTCAACTTCATGACCCAGTTCGGTGTCAACATCCCCGCCGTTCTGGCTGCGATCGTCCTCTCCGTCGTACCCATCTTCGCCGTCTACCTCGTGGCACGGAAGGCGCTGATCAACGGACTGATGGGGGTGGGCGGCAAGTAA